GGAACGGAACCGTTAGCGGTTCAGGTGGTTGGCCATCTTGGCAAGATCCAGACAAAGGAGGAGATTGGCCTAAAAAACAAGGACGGCTTCAGGATTGACGACTGGGTAGGGAGGACCGGTCTTGAATTAATTTACAACAGTGAACTGATGGCCAGCGCCGCAGGCGGTTACGCCAGGATTTATACGGACGCCCGTTCTAAATTTCTTAAGGGACTCGGTATTGAGGTCGATTACAAGCATGTGGACGGCGGCAGGGTAAACCTTGTCACAACCATAGACTCAAACATCCAGCGGGTTGTTGAAAAAATTATGAATGAACACATAAAAAACGGCGCTGTTGTTGTGATGGACGTAAAAACAGGTGACCTTCTGGCAATGGGAAGCCGTCCAAAATACAATCCTGAACCGCTTAAGATTGAGGAATATTTAAATGGAAATCCGGAGGCATTTTTAGACCAGTGCACAATGCTTTTTCCGCCGGGATCGCTTTTTAAAATTGTTACCGCCTGCGCCGCCTTACAGGACGGCTGCGTTGCGGAGGATGACTATTTTTATTGCCGCGGTACGGAAGAAAAACCTATACCTTGTTGGAACAAGTTTGGACATGGCAGAATATCTTTCAGGGATGCTTTTGCACAGTCCTGCAATCCTGTCTTTGTTGAAGCAGCCAAAAAATTAGGCGCAGAAAAGCTAATTGCCTGCGCAAGAAGTTTTGGCCTTGATAATCAAAAAATAATTGGCTATGACATCCCCTATGATAAACTGCAGAACCTGGATTTAATTGCATCTCCATATAACCTTGCCAACAGCAGCATTGGACAGGGACCCGTGCTGGCGACACCGGTTCAAATCTCAGCCATGATGAACACAATCGTTAATGACGGTATCTACATGCAGCCAAGATTGGTCAGGGAACTCCGGACGAACGACGGGATCATTAAAAGTTCTTACCCTGTTGGTGAAGGTTCCCGGGCAATTTCTCCACAGACGGCTTTAAAATTAAAAAAGCTGCTGTCTCTGGTAACCACGGAAGGTATCGGCGGGGAAGCGTATGTTAAAAATTACGGCAGCGCCGGTAAGACAGGGACGGCACAGTTAGGAGCAGAAGGGAAGGGCGCTTATTCCTGGTTTTGCGGTTATGCTCCTGTTGATCAGCCAAGGTATGTAGTTACAGTCCTGGTGAAGGAAGGAGTAAAAGACGGACAAACCGCCGCTCCGGTTTTTAGGGATATTATGGACCGGATATTAAACATTCCCTTGCTTTTTTTATCCTCTCTGCTCCTTAAAAACCCTACCTTAACTTTTAATCCCCTTTTGCCGATAATAAGAAAAGAGACTATGTAACGGTTTGAGTATGCCCTTTTTAAACTCAAGCCTGACCCCCTATTCTATTTTAAGGCAGAGACATTAAATGGAATATTTTATTGATTACTATAAAATACTGCAGGTTAGCCCCGACTCAAGCCGGGAAAATATAAAGAAGTCATACCGGCGTCTTACTAAAGTCTATCATCCTGACACAGGAAACAAGGATGATCAGATTATGAAAAGAATAAACGAGGCATATGAAAACCTTTCTGATTCTGAGAAAAGATACTATTATGATGAAATTTACAGAGACCATTACAAGCCGGCTGTGGAAAATATTGAAATCAAGGACACTGAGTACCCTCCTGAAGTCCAGAATAATTCCTTTGCAAAAGAATTAACTCTA
This is a stretch of genomic DNA from Desulfotomaculum sp.. It encodes these proteins:
- a CDS encoding peptidoglycan glycosyltransferase; this translates as MSLLTGKRAVLLFYLFMIPFLLLLFRLCFIQVEKGDCYTAKAIRSETQTVPLEDFPRGDILDRNMVSLNEPAVSNRLVIFPLLIEDPDLLSKELAAILKVNRSSLLPALSKNPRVLPYQISSSTARAVRQMNSPGVLVLPVTRRYGTEPLAVQVVGHLGKIQTKEEIGLKNKDGFRIDDWVGRTGLELIYNSELMASAAGGYARIYTDARSKFLKGLGIEVDYKHVDGGRVNLVTTIDSNIQRVVEKIMNEHIKNGAVVVMDVKTGDLLAMGSRPKYNPEPLKIEEYLNGNPEAFLDQCTMLFPPGSLFKIVTACAALQDGCVAEDDYFYCRGTEEKPIPCWNKFGHGRISFRDAFAQSCNPVFVEAAKKLGAEKLIACARSFGLDNQKIIGYDIPYDKLQNLDLIASPYNLANSSIGQGPVLATPVQISAMMNTIVNDGIYMQPRLVRELRTNDGIIKSSYPVGEGSRAISPQTALKLKKLLSLVTTEGIGGEAYVKNYGSAGKTGTAQLGAEGKGAYSWFCGYAPVDQPRYVVTVLVKEGVKDGQTAAPVFRDIMDRILNIPLLFLSSLLLKNPTLTFNPLLPIIRKETM